GTTGCGATAGCCCGCCAGCAGGGTTTTCACCTTTTCGCCGCTGGCATACGCGCTGTCGAGTAACTCAAAGACCTGTAGTGTTTGTTGTAAGCTCATAATATTTTCTCTGATGTTGCGTGATTACTTTTTGCCGCCCGGCAGGACGGAATTAAAGAAGCTGAACAGGGCGTCCCCGGCGATCAGACCCGCCGCCAGCACCTCGATTTTGTTACGCATCGGCTCGCCGCCCGCCCGCAGGACAACGGCGCGAATGGTGATACCAATCATCACCGCCCAGCCTGCAAGCGGGTTATTAATTAACAGCCCCGTTGCCACCATCACCCCCATCTGGCGACCCGGCCCGCCAAGCAACTGGATGATGGCACCCGGAATGGCCCACATCAGCAGGGATTTAGCGATATCAAGCGAAACCCCGGCGTTGATGGCGGCGACATAGACTTTCGCCACCGGCGGCACCAGCCCCTGCGAGAAGTAGTCGCGGAAGATAAACAGCACCACCGGCATGGCAACGACAAAGGCCAGCATGGCGGCAATCAGCTGTTGGCGGCGGCCTTCCAGTTCGAAACGGCTATGTTCGCCTTTACCGCGCAGGATCCAGCCAGCTTTCAGGTCGTACCCCATATCGGCAAACGCCGGGCCGGTGGCGGCGGAAAAGCCACACAGCATCGCCAGCGCTTCCGGCGGGAAGCCAATCAAAATACCGATAAGTAACGTGATGAGCGCCACGGCGAACGCCGGGAACCAGCCAGAGTGCATCGCGGCGAGGCCGACAATCATTTCGTGCAGGAAAGCGGCAAACGCGGCATACAGCATAAAAGCAATCAGCCACGGTAAAGAGAGATGGGCATACAGGCCGCTGCCAAGGGCGATGAGCGCGGAAAGCACAACAAAGCCGAGCGCACCTAAGCGAATGGTTTTGCCAATCTGCTCATTTTGCGCCAGCGGCAGTGCGTCACCGTCGGCGGAAGGTTGTGCTGTCGCTTCAGGCGCCTTTTTGCCAATCAGGCGCGCAATCTGGAATAAGGCAACGACGCCCGCGCCCGCCATCACGCCGTGGGGTATATAGAGTTTGTTGATATCAATGCCGAACAGCGATTCGGAATAGCCGCGCAGCAGGAAACCGATGCCAAGCATACCGAGCGCCCAGATATTGCCGATAAACGCCGTACCCAGCGCGGCCATCGGAAATTTAAACCATGAGCCTACCGCGCCAATCACAATGCCGGTGCCGAGCAGCGCCGCCTGTTTGCCGCCCTGATCCCCGGCTTTAATCGACTCCGCCGCCGCAATGCCCGGCGGCCATGCGCCTTCTGCCGGAAAAATGCGGGTGTTGAACAAACGATAGAGCAACCAGGCATCAAGCAGCATCGCCAGCGACACGCCGATAAACATCGGCATCACCATTTCGTTATGACCAAATAACCACGGAATGGAGATCGGCAGCAGCAGCGAGTTCGCCGCGCCAAAGGTGGCGGCAGACGTCGCGCTCTGCGCCAGGTTCTGGATATGAATCGATCGAAAACGGGCAAAACACTGAAGCGGAATGCGGGCGATGATCATCGCCGCCATTGCGCCAATGATCGCCGTGTTCGGCGTCACGCCAAGGGTGGTGAGGAGCTGTACGCCAATAACAGCGCCAAAGATGCTTAATACCAATAGCATTAACAAAGTGGCCGGTGCAAAAGCACGTGGATGGCTCTCGTGCTTTTCCGGCTGCGTTTCACAAGGGACGGTCTGACTCACGGTTATTCTCCTGGTATTGGCAAAAGGAAAAAAATCAAAGTGGACTGCTCACCTGCGTGTCGCCGGTTTTCCCGGCGATGGCGATGGCGGCCTCTTTCAGTAATGTCGCTATCCGTTGCAACTCTTCAGGGGTGGCAAGCTGTTGTGGGAAAGAGAGGCAGAACGCCACGGCTTCATGGGTGGCCGGGTCGCCGACCGCGCAGCTCACGGAAGCCGTATCGGCGACGGATTCGTTAACCGCTGTCGCATAACCCGCGTCCCGGGTTCGCGCAACAGCGGCAACAAGTTGGCTGACATCCTGTGGGCTACCAGTGAGTTGTGAAACCACCAGCGGGCTGGCGAAGAAATCATGCAATTGGGTATCGGTAAAACGCGCCAGCAGCGCCCGGCCAGTGGAGGTTCCCCAGGCGGGAGAGCGCGAGCCAGGCCAGGTGACGACCGGTAACGCCTGGCGGCCGTGGATCACCCGCAGCACCAGGATCTCCTGGTTATCCAGCATCGAGATATAGCCGGTATAACCGGTGCGTTCGCAAAGGCTGCGCAGCGCGGCATCGACGTGGTCGTTAAGCGTGAGCTGGCGGTTCACCAGGTGCGAGGCCGACATAATTAACGGGCCTGGCAAAAAGGTGCCGTGCACATTGTCTTTTTCGAGATAGCCGTAAGATTCAAGCTGGCTCATCACACGTGAAGCGGTGCTTTTTGGCATACCAAGCTGCTGAATAACATCGCTGATGCGGATCGCCCCCTGGCGCTCCACCATCAATTTCAGGATGCTGGCGGTGGTTTCTAATATGGACATAGCAAGTCTCATTTAATGGGACTACGGTTTCACTAAATGGAACTGCAAGAAAAATGCCAATACGTAATTGACTGAATTGTCTGAATTCGCATCAAAGCGATCATTTTTTACGCACTTTATTGGTGCCCACATTTGGTGCAGTAAAGATTAAAAAACACCCAAATGGTGCAAAGAGGGGGAATTCGCAGCGTGTGACTTGTAGCGAAAAGGCATGCCTTAGTACATTTCGGCCTAACGTTATGCGGATATATTCGTTTTCGCGTTGAGCGCAAAGCATATAATCCGCGTTAATACAGCATCAGAATTATTAACTGAGCTAATAATTTTTTCATTCTGCCAGCGCTTTCTGGCAGCATGTTTTCCCGGAAGGTGCGTAGTGCCAACATGGTTACCCTTAGCGATTGATTCGTTCTGGCCGATGCTATCCGCAGGGCTAAAATTCACCATCCCATTAACGCTTATCTCCTTTATTCTCGGGCTGTCGCTCGGGTTTATTGTCGCGCTGTTGCGGTTGTATGGGCCGGCGTTTTTAAAACCGGTCGTCCGGTTTTATGTCTGGCTGATTCGTGGCACACCTCTGCTGGTACAGTTGTTTTTAATCTTTTACGCGCTGCCCAGCGCCGGGATTACGATTGATGCGTTTCCGGCGGCGGTGAT
The nucleotide sequence above comes from Kosakonia sp. H02. Encoded proteins:
- a CDS encoding OPT/YSL family transporter, translated to MLLVLSIFGAVIGVQLLTTLGVTPNTAIIGAMAAMIIARIPLQCFARFRSIHIQNLAQSATSAATFGAANSLLLPISIPWLFGHNEMVMPMFIGVSLAMLLDAWLLYRLFNTRIFPAEGAWPPGIAAAESIKAGDQGGKQAALLGTGIVIGAVGSWFKFPMAALGTAFIGNIWALGMLGIGFLLRGYSESLFGIDINKLYIPHGVMAGAGVVALFQIARLIGKKAPEATAQPSADGDALPLAQNEQIGKTIRLGALGFVVLSALIALGSGLYAHLSLPWLIAFMLYAAFAAFLHEMIVGLAAMHSGWFPAFAVALITLLIGILIGFPPEALAMLCGFSAATGPAFADMGYDLKAGWILRGKGEHSRFELEGRRQQLIAAMLAFVVAMPVVLFIFRDYFSQGLVPPVAKVYVAAINAGVSLDIAKSLLMWAIPGAIIQLLGGPGRQMGVMVATGLLINNPLAGWAVMIGITIRAVVLRAGGEPMRNKIEVLAAGLIAGDALFSFFNSVLPGGKK
- a CDS encoding IclR family transcriptional regulator; translation: MSILETTASILKLMVERQGAIRISDVIQQLGMPKSTASRVMSQLESYGYLEKDNVHGTFLPGPLIMSASHLVNRQLTLNDHVDAALRSLCERTGYTGYISMLDNQEILVLRVIHGRQALPVVTWPGSRSPAWGTSTGRALLARFTDTQLHDFFASPLVVSQLTGSPQDVSQLVAAVARTRDAGYATAVNESVADTASVSCAVGDPATHEAVAFCLSFPQQLATPEELQRIATLLKEAAIAIAGKTGDTQVSSPL